One genomic region from Streptomyces sp. NBC_00457 encodes:
- a CDS encoding organic hydroperoxide resistance protein produces MDALYTAVATATHGRDGRAVSSDGKIDLKLAPPVELGGNGEGTNPEQLFAAGYAACFGSALGLVGRQAKVDVSDAAVTAEVGIGKQGEGFGLKVTLRVELPDGLDEATGRKLIETAHQVCPYSNATRGNIDVDLVVE; encoded by the coding sequence ATGGACGCGCTCTACACCGCTGTCGCCACCGCCACCCACGGCCGTGACGGCCGCGCTGTCTCCTCCGACGGCAAGATCGACCTCAAGCTCGCCCCGCCGGTGGAGCTGGGCGGCAACGGCGAGGGCACCAACCCGGAGCAGCTGTTCGCCGCCGGTTACGCCGCCTGCTTCGGCAGCGCCCTCGGCCTCGTCGGCCGCCAGGCGAAGGTCGACGTCAGCGACGCCGCCGTCACCGCCGAGGTCGGCATAGGCAAGCAGGGCGAGGGCTTCGGCCTGAAGGTCACCCTCCGCGTCGAGCTGCCCGACGGCCTGGACGAGGCGACCGGCCGCAAGCTCATCGAGACCGCCCACCAGGTCTGCCCGTACTCCAACGCCACTCGCGGCAACATCGACGTCGACCTCGTCGTCGAGTAA
- a CDS encoding ABC transporter substrate-binding protein — MRSTHSTIRKHTAVKTAATVLAGALALTLTACGGDDDNGNEQAGGGKETGTTVTLPKLNGESLEVAAVWSGAEQDNFKKVLAEFEKRTGAKVSFVPAQDPIVNFLGSKIAGGQPPDIALLPQPGAIKQAVDKKWAKPLGAEAKAELAKNYSQGWQDIGKVGGEQYGVYYKAANKSLIWYNTQVFENAGATEPKTWDELLTTAQTIYDSGVTPFSVGGAEGWTLTDWFENIYLSQAGPEKYDQLAQHEIKWTDPSVKDALTTLAQVWGKKDYVAGGAKGALQTDFPASVTQTFTGGDQPKAGMVYEGDFAQVNIGTAGAKVGTDAKVFPFPAVGDSPPVVSGGDAAVILKDSKAAQALATFLASPDAATIQAKLGGYLSPNKNVDNSAYPNPVQQKIAKALIDSGDEFRFDMSDQAPQAFGGTPGKGEWKALQDFLTNPKDVAGAQAKLEADAAAAYGG; from the coding sequence ATGCGCAGCACGCACAGCACCATCCGGAAACACACGGCCGTGAAAACCGCAGCCACCGTCCTCGCGGGAGCACTCGCACTCACGCTCACCGCCTGCGGTGGAGACGACGACAACGGAAACGAGCAGGCCGGCGGCGGCAAGGAGACGGGCACCACCGTGACCCTCCCCAAGCTGAACGGCGAAAGCCTCGAGGTCGCCGCCGTCTGGAGCGGCGCGGAGCAGGACAACTTCAAGAAGGTTCTCGCGGAGTTCGAGAAGCGCACCGGCGCCAAGGTCTCCTTCGTGCCCGCGCAGGACCCGATCGTCAACTTCCTGGGCTCGAAGATCGCGGGCGGCCAGCCGCCGGACATCGCGCTGCTCCCGCAGCCCGGCGCGATCAAGCAGGCCGTGGACAAGAAGTGGGCCAAGCCGCTGGGCGCCGAGGCCAAGGCCGAGCTGGCCAAGAACTACTCGCAGGGCTGGCAGGACATCGGCAAGGTCGGCGGCGAGCAGTACGGCGTCTACTACAAGGCCGCCAACAAGTCCCTGATCTGGTACAACACGCAGGTCTTCGAGAACGCGGGGGCCACGGAACCGAAGACCTGGGACGAGTTGCTCACCACCGCCCAGACCATCTACGACTCCGGTGTCACCCCGTTCTCCGTCGGCGGCGCCGAGGGCTGGACCCTCACCGACTGGTTCGAGAACATCTACCTCTCCCAGGCGGGCCCGGAGAAGTACGACCAGCTCGCGCAGCACGAGATCAAGTGGACGGACCCGTCCGTGAAAGACGCCCTGACCACGCTGGCCCAGGTCTGGGGCAAGAAGGACTATGTCGCCGGCGGTGCGAAGGGCGCGCTGCAGACGGACTTCCCGGCCTCGGTGACGCAGACCTTCACCGGCGGTGACCAGCCCAAGGCGGGCATGGTCTACGAGGGCGACTTCGCGCAGGTCAACATCGGCACCGCGGGCGCGAAGGTCGGCACGGACGCGAAGGTGTTCCCCTTCCCGGCCGTGGGCGACAGCCCACCCGTGGTCTCCGGCGGCGACGCGGCGGTGATCCTCAAGGACTCCAAGGCGGCGCAGGCGCTGGCCACCTTCCTGGCCTCCCCGGACGCGGCGACGATCCAGGCGAAGCTGGGCGGCTATCTCTCGCCGAACAAGAACGTGGACAACTCGGCGTATCCGAACCCGGTGCAGCAGAAGATCGCCAAGGCGCTCATCGACTCGGGCGACGAGTTCCGCTTCGACATGTCCGACCAGGCCCCGCAGGCCTTCGGCGGCACGCCCGGCAAGGGCGAGTGGAAGGCGCTGCAGGACTTCCTGACCAATCCGAAGGACGTAGCGGGCGCGCAGGCGAAGCTGGAGGCGGACGCGGCGGCCGCCTACGGAGGCTGA
- a CDS encoding carbohydrate ABC transporter permease produces MTSATAAGVPPTPAAPKSRKSVTGTRKTVAALFLLPALVLLGALVVYPIGYSVVRSFYDQSGSFTGFDNYEFLFTDDGIRTALKNNVIWVVFAPTVATALGLIFAVLTERVSWGTAFKLVVFMPMAISMLAAGIIFRLVYDQDPEKGVANAVWVGVHDTFAESSAFPKAHPGRESPLVAQGGGAFITKATVHTGDTVTLPLVGVAPDQMPGNAKRAVAPQADPGRITGTTWQDFTRGKGVGTLGAPDATELGYPGMKIEAVKDGKVVETARAGDDGTFSLSEKADGAQLRLPASNFKEPYNGLDWLGPSLVTPSIIGAYIWMWAGFAMVLIAAGLAGIPRELLEAARVDGASEWQVFRRVTVPLLAPVLAVVIVTLMINVLKIFDLVFIIAPGSAQDDANVLALELYRKGFSEDQPGIASAISVFLLLLVIPVMWFNIRRLRREVRR; encoded by the coding sequence ATGACGTCGGCCACGGCGGCAGGGGTCCCTCCGACCCCTGCCGCACCCAAGTCGCGCAAGAGCGTGACCGGCACCCGCAAGACCGTGGCAGCGCTGTTCCTGCTGCCCGCTCTCGTGCTGCTGGGCGCGCTCGTGGTCTACCCGATCGGGTACTCGGTCGTCCGCAGTTTCTACGACCAGTCGGGCTCGTTCACCGGCTTCGACAACTACGAGTTCCTGTTCACCGACGACGGCATCCGCACCGCCCTGAAGAACAACGTCATCTGGGTGGTGTTCGCGCCGACGGTCGCCACCGCGCTCGGTCTGATCTTCGCGGTGCTGACCGAACGGGTGAGCTGGGGCACGGCGTTCAAGCTGGTCGTCTTCATGCCGATGGCGATCTCGATGCTGGCGGCCGGCATCATCTTCCGCCTCGTCTACGACCAGGACCCGGAGAAGGGCGTCGCGAACGCGGTGTGGGTGGGCGTCCACGACACGTTCGCCGAGTCGTCGGCGTTCCCGAAGGCCCACCCGGGCCGTGAGTCGCCCCTCGTGGCACAGGGCGGCGGCGCCTTCATCACCAAGGCGACGGTCCACACCGGGGACACGGTCACGCTGCCCCTCGTGGGCGTCGCCCCCGACCAGATGCCCGGCAACGCCAAGCGGGCCGTCGCTCCGCAGGCCGACCCGGGCAGGATCACCGGCACGACCTGGCAGGACTTCACCCGCGGCAAGGGCGTCGGCACGCTCGGCGCACCCGACGCGACCGAACTCGGCTACCCCGGCATGAAGATCGAGGCGGTCAAGGACGGCAAGGTCGTGGAGACGGCGAGGGCCGGCGACGACGGCACGTTCTCCCTGTCGGAAAAGGCCGACGGCGCCCAGCTCCGCCTCCCGGCGAGCAACTTCAAGGAGCCGTACAACGGCCTGGACTGGCTCGGCCCGTCGCTGGTCACGCCGTCGATCATCGGGGCGTACATCTGGATGTGGGCCGGTTTCGCGATGGTGCTGATCGCGGCCGGGCTCGCGGGCATCCCGCGCGAGCTGCTGGAGGCGGCCCGCGTCGACGGCGCGAGTGAGTGGCAGGTGTTCCGCAGGGTCACGGTCCCCCTGCTGGCGCCGGTCCTCGCGGTCGTCATCGTCACCCTGATGATCAACGTCCTGAAGATCTTCGACCTGGTCTTCATCATCGCCCCGGGCTCCGCACAGGACGACGCGAACGTCCTGGCGCTGGAGCTGTACCGCAAGGGCTTCTCCGAGGACCAGCCGGGCATCGCGAGCGCGATCTCGGTGTTCCTGCTCCTGCTGGTCATCCCGGTGATGTGGTTCAACATCCGCAGGCTCAGGCGGGAGGTGCGGCGATGA
- a CDS encoding carbohydrate ABC transporter permease — protein MTTHADRLTKPEPVTPVKAKQSLGSRLAEGVSGGAVRVFLIVVGLFWLVPTIGLLLSSLRPPEEMTISGWWDVFSKPSQLTFESYDKLLQNDDITESLVNTLLITVPATLLVVVIGALAGYAFAWMEFPGRDWWFLGVVGLLVVPVQVALIPVAELFGKIGLFGNVMGVVLFHTGFGLPFAVFLLRNFFAEIPKELLEAARLDGAGELRLFARVVLPLGGPAIASLGIFQFLWVWNDMLIALVFSDTDSQPITVALQTQMRAFADNVDILAPGAFISMVIPLVVFFAFQRQFVSGVMAGAVK, from the coding sequence ATGACCACGCATGCCGACAGGCTCACCAAGCCCGAACCGGTCACTCCGGTCAAGGCGAAGCAGTCCCTCGGCTCACGCCTCGCGGAAGGTGTCAGCGGCGGCGCGGTCCGGGTCTTCCTGATCGTCGTCGGCCTGTTCTGGCTGGTCCCGACGATCGGTCTGCTCCTGTCCTCGCTGCGTCCTCCGGAAGAGATGACGATCAGCGGCTGGTGGGACGTCTTCAGCAAACCGTCCCAGCTCACCTTCGAGAGCTACGACAAGCTCCTGCAGAACGACGACATCACCGAGTCGCTCGTCAACACCCTGTTGATCACGGTCCCGGCGACGCTCCTCGTCGTCGTCATCGGCGCGCTCGCGGGCTACGCGTTCGCGTGGATGGAGTTCCCGGGCCGCGACTGGTGGTTCCTCGGCGTGGTCGGCCTGCTGGTGGTGCCGGTGCAGGTGGCGCTGATCCCGGTCGCCGAACTCTTCGGCAAGATCGGCCTGTTCGGCAACGTCATGGGCGTGGTCCTCTTCCACACGGGCTTCGGCCTGCCCTTCGCGGTGTTCCTGCTGCGGAACTTCTTCGCGGAGATCCCGAAGGAACTGCTGGAGGCGGCCCGGCTGGACGGGGCGGGTGAACTGCGCCTGTTCGCCCGGGTCGTACTGCCGCTGGGCGGGCCCGCGATCGCGAGCCTGGGTATCTTCCAGTTCCTGTGGGTGTGGAACGACATGCTGATCGCGCTGGTGTTCTCCGACACCGACAGCCAGCCGATCACGGTCGCCCTGCAGACGCAGATGCGCGCGTTCGCCGACAACGTCGACATCCTGGCGCCGGGCGCGTTCATCTCCATGGTGATCCCGCTGGTCGTGTTCTTCGCGTTCCAGCGGCAGTTCGTGTCCGGGGTGATGGCGGGCGCGGTGAAGTAG